GGTACCGACAAGATCACCGCACTCTCCGCCGATCAGATTGCCGCCCTCGATCCGAAGGCGGTTGCGGGCCTCACCGCTGCACAGATCGGGGCCTTGACCACTGCTCAAGCCGAGGCCCTGACCCCTTCACAGGTTGCAAGCCTCAGCGCAGCGCAAGTCGAGGCGCTGGGCACAGAGGATCTCGCGACCTTCTCGACGGGCGATATTGCGGCAATCAGGCCGGCCGCAATCTCCGGCCTGTCCAGGACAGATATTCTAAGCCTCAGGCGCGATCAGTTGCAGGCCATCACCACACCGCAGGTCGAGGCGATGGATTCCAGGCAAATCGCGGCAATAATCGCGGCCTATGAGGCATTCTGATCAGCGACACGCGCTTGGTATTTCAGCGGCATGCGTAGCGTCTGAGCTCTGAAAATTGCATGGTTCAGCGCTGTTGGCCATCCGCCGATTTGCCGAGGACTTCGACGACCATGACGTCGAAGACCAAGTCCTGGCCAGCAAGCGGGTGATTGGCGTCCACTGTCACCTGCTCGTCGTCGACCTCCGTAACGGTAACGGCCATCTGCCGGCCGTCACCCGCCTTTCCCTGGAGTCTGGCCCCGACCGCGACCCCTTCGGGGACCACCGAGCGCGGCACTGTCTGTACCTTGGAGTCGTCGTGAGGGCCATAGGCGTCCTCGGCGGGGATGGTGACCGTGTTCAATTCTCCGACGGCCATGCCGCTGATTTGGCGATCAAGCCCGGGAATGATCTCGCCCGCGCCGACCTGGAATTCCAGCGGCTCGCCGCCTTGAGAAGAATCGACCGCGGAGCCGTCCGCCAGCTTGGCGGTGTAGTGAATGCGAACGACGTCGCCGTTCTTTACTTCGGTCATGTCTTGCTCTCGATTTGTGCTTGAGGAAAATTGCGGTCGCAGGCCTGAGAGACCCTTTGCACCGGGCGATCTGCCGCCATGCCGGCAGCAATGTCAGCAAAAACCTAGAGCACCGGACACAAATGTAAACCGCAGGCGACGCGGATGCGTCTGGGCACAAGCAGGACTCGCGGGCGATGGCATCGATACGACTCATAAACTAATCGTGACCTCAGCAGGTCTTCAAACGATCGTGTACGTATGATTAACGGACGTTTAACGCCTTCTCGGGAAACGTGCGTAGTAGTTTTTGCTTGCAGCTTTCTAACTCGATTCCAACCGACAGAGCCTCCAGCATGCGTTTGCTTTTCAAACTCGGCCATCCAGCCCTAGCCGCGTCCCGCCGTATTCTGTGTCGCGCCCTCGCGATCGCGGCGATCGGTGCCGCGTTGTCCGGATGCATCGGCATGGGCCTGGAGGATCTATCCAAGGCACCGCCGCAGCTCTCGCGGAAGGTCGTGGCAGAGATGTCGAAAAAGGGGATGAAGCCGGAAAGTCCGGTGCTCGTCCGCATCTTCAAACAGGAAAGCGAGCTCGAAGTCTGGAAGGTCGACAGGACCGGCACCTATGCGCTGTTCAAGACCTATCCGATGTGCCGATGGTCGGGCAAGCTCGGGCCGAAGAGGAAGGACGGCGACCGTCAGGCACCTGAGGGCTTCTACCACGTCTCCGCCCGCATGCTTAATCCGAACTCGCAATACTACGTCTCCTTCAACCTCGGCTATCCGAACCGGCTGGAATCCGCCTTGGGGTACTCGGGGGAGGCACTGATGGTGCACGGGGCCTGTTCGTCCGCCGGCTGCTATGCCATGACCGACCAGGGTGTGGGCGAGATCTACGCCATCGTTCAGAAGGCGCTTGCGGGCGGGCAGGAGCGTTTCCAGGTCCAGGCCTATCCGTTCCGGATGACGGCGGAAAACATGGCGCTGCACAAGGGTGATGAGAACATGCCGTTCTGGCGGACCCTGAAGGAGGGATACGATTGGTTCGAGTTGACCAGACGGCAGCCCAAGGTGTCGGCCTGCGGACGTCGTTATGTCTTCAACGCCGAGTTCGAGGGTGGCGAGCCGCGTGATCCCCTCGCCGCATGTCCGGCCGTAGTGACGCAGCCCGAGCCGCAGTTCGTCGCGAAGCTCGACGCGGAAAGGCAGAAGGTCGATGCGGCGCTCAAAGAGGATAAAGCGGTTCCGGTGAGTGCCTATGTCGACGGCGGCATGCATCCAAGCTTCCGCGAGCTCCTGAAGAAGAACGGTCCCGAAAAGATGGCCGCGACCATCTCCCAGACGAAATATCCGGTCAGCCGGCCGGACGCAGCCTTGGCTGATCCGTTTTCCGGATCGACGAAATGGAACGCGAGGACTTCAATTGTTCAATGAGATGTTCAGCCGCCGTGCGTTCATGTTCGGTGCGGGCAGCGTAGCGGTGACGACGCTGGCGGGCTGTACGACGACGCCCGCGCCGAGGGTCGCTGCCGCACCGCTGCCCGTAGACACGTCCCTCTATGCAAGCATGTACGGGCCCCAGCCGAACGAGCTGTTCCCGCTGCCGGCGGTACCCTATGAGAAGATCGAACCCCGCTTCTACCGGCAGATGGTCGCAAACCCGACCGGTGAGCGTCCGGGAACGCTGGTCGTCGATACCGCGAACCATTTCCTCTACCTGACCTACGAGAACGGTCAGGCCATGCGCTACGGTGTCGGCCTCGGTCGCGCCGGGTTCGAGTGGGCCGGCAGGGGTGTCATCCAATACAAGCGGCAATGGCCGCGCTGGACACCCCCTGACGAGATGGTCGCGCGTCAGCCCGACCTCCAGCCCTACAGCATCGCAAATGGCGGCATGGAGCCCGGATTGACCAATCCGCTCGGAGCGCGCGCCCTTTATATATTCCAGAACGGCGTGGACACGCTCTACCGCATTCACGGATCGCCCGAATGGTGGACGATCGGCAAGTCCGTGTCTTCGGGCTGCGTCCGCATGATCAACCAGGATGTGGTCGATCTCTACAACCGGGTTCCCAACGGCACCCCGATCGTCGTCACCAGCCTTGCCGGAGCCGAACTGGAATACGCGGCGTAGGATCTCGCTGGATGAGCTTGCCCCTGTGCGGTCCGCGTTGTTGTAGCCGCCGCGACCTAGCCTCGACCGGAAGTCGTAAGATGTCTCCAGGCTGATTCGCAGGATTTCATAGGATGAGCTGGCTTTTGGTGCCGGCTCCGGCTATGGATGGTCTGCGATGTAAAGTCTGGAGGAATCATGCAGCAGGCCGAACAGCGAATGCCCCGCAGGTCACTTGCGTCACAGGTCGCGGATGCGCTGCGCGGACAGATCGAAGCCGGCTTTTATGCGCCCGGCGACAAGCTTCCGACAGAACCCGCGCTCATTGACCGGTTCGGTTTCAGCCGCACGGTGATCCGGGAGGCGATCGCCGCGCTGCGCGCCGACGGCCTGGTGGAATCGCGGCAAGGCGCAGGCGTCTTCGTCATCGGCCCGAAACCCGCCGATGAAAGCTTGAAACTGTTCACGGACGAGACGGACAAGATCTCCGACATCATCGAGGAACTCGAGTTGCGCATCGGCATAGAAGTCGAAGCGGCCGGTCTTGCCGCGGCACGGAGCTCGCCCGCACAAGAGGCCGAAATCCAGGCGCAGGTCGAGAGATTCGCCGATCTCGTCGCGGAGGGCAAGCCCACCGACGACGCGGACTTCCAGTTCCACATGGCAATCGCCACCGCCACGAACAACGCGAGATTCAGGGCCTTTCTCGAGCATGTCGGCCGCCGGATGATCCCGCGGGTGAAGTTCAAGACGGTGATGGGCGGCGTCGATCCGCTGCCCAACCGCGACCAGCCGATCCTTGAGGAGCACCGCGAAATCGCCGAAGCGATCCTCGCCCGCGATCCGGAGAAGGCGCGCGAGGCGATGCGCCGGCACCTCGTCACCGGAATCAAGCGCTATCGTTCATTGATGATCCGCCGCTCGACCGGCAATCGCGAGAAGGGCGATTGACTCGTCGCAAAAGTCATCATATGAATTTCCCACGACATCATATCAATTCGTGGGAGGAATTCCTTTGTCGCCAGATGAAATCAAGTCGCGCATCGGCTCGGGCCTGCTGTCGTTTCCGGTTACGCACTTCAACGACGACTTCAGCCTCAATCTCAAGAGCTACCGCGAGCACGTTGCTTGGCTCTCCGGTTTCGGAGCGGCGGCACTCTTTGCGGCCGGAGGTACGGGCGAATTTTTCTCGCTCTCGCCCGAGGAGGTCGGCAAGGTTACCCGCGCGGCGAAGGAAGCTTCCGGCGACGTGCCGATCATTGCCGGTTGCGGCTATGGCACTGAGCTCGCCAGGGAGACCGCCCGCCATGCCGAGGCCGCCGGCGCCGATGGTCTTCTGCTTTTGCCGCACTATCTCATGGAGGCGCCGCAGGAGGGCATCTACCGGCATGTCAAAGCCGTATGCGAATCCACCGGTCTTGGGGTCATCATCTACAATCGCGCCAATTCGGTCGCCAATGCCGAGACCGTAGCCCGTCTCGCCGATGCCTGCCCGAACCTCATCGGCTTCAAGGACGGCACCGGCAAGGTTGATCTCGTCCGCCACGTGACGGCGAAGCTCGGCGACCGGCTCACCTATATCGGCGGCATGCCGACGCATGAGCTCTTCGCGGAGGGCTTCAACGGCGTCGGCGTCACGACCTATTCTTCTGCCGTCTTCAATTTCGTGCCGAAACTGGCGCAGCGCTTCTACAAGGCGATGCGCGCGAGCGACCGGGCGACCATGGAAGAGATCCTTCACCGCTTCTTCTTCCCCTTCGCGGTGCTGCGCGATCGCGAGCAGGGCTATCCGGTTTCGATCATCAAGGCCGGTGTCCATCTCATCGGGCGGACGCCCGGTCCGGTGCGCCCGCCGCTGACGGACCTGAAGCCTGAGGAGAAGGAAGTGCTGCGGGAACTCATCGAGAAGGCCGCAGCCTGATCGGAGCTCTCGGCAGTCCGGCGGACGAATGGGACGAGGTGTCCGCCGGAGAGGCCGAAATTCAAAACACCAAGGGAGGAAAACATGAAGAGATCAAGTGTTCTTGCAATAGCGTCCGCCGCCCTGATGACGGCCGCGTCATCGGCGATGGCGCAGGCGTCAGAAGAAATCCGCATCGTTTTGCCGGAGCAGCCGGCAAATCTGGAGCCCTGCGGCACCATCATCACCAATGTCGGTCAGATCCTCAGCCAGAACGTGGTCGAGCCGCTGACGGTGATCGATCCGAAAACCGGACAGCCGCAGCCGAAGCTTGCCACCGAATGGACCCAGGTCGATCCGGTAACCTGGCGGCTCAAGCTGCGCGACGGCGTGAAATTCCAGGACGGCTCGGAATTCAATGCGCAAGCCGTCGTCTTCTCGATCAACCGGATGACCGGCGGCAAGCTCACCTGCAGCAACATCGCCAAATTCGGCGATGCGAAGCTGACGGTCACAGCCGTCGACGATCTCACCGTCGAGATCAAGTCGGATAAACCGCAACCGATTCTTCCGACGCTGTTGAGCGTGGTCATGGTCGTTTCGCCGAAGACGCCGGAGGACAAGGCCGTCAACGATCCGGTTGGGACCGGCCCCTTCAAGCTTTCGACCTTCTCGCCTGAGACCGTCGTGCTCGATGCCTTCGACGGCTATTGGGGTCAGAAGCCGGAGTTTACCAAGGCGACCTATGTCTGGCGTCCGGAATCCTCGATCCGCGCCGCCATGGTCGAGACCGGCGAAGCGGACCTGACGCCGTCGATCGCCATTCAGGATGCGAGCAATCCGGAAACGGACTTCGCCTATCTGAACTCGGAAACGACCGCTATCCGCATCGACACGGCCCAGCCGCCGCTTGACGATCTACGCGTGCGCAAGGCGCTCAATCTTGCGATCGATTGGGAAGGTCTCGCTCAGCTCTTCGGCGATGACGTCAAGCGCGCGTCGCAGATGGTCGTTCCTGGCATCAACGGCCATGACGAGGCGCTAGAAGCGTGGCCTTACGATCCGGAAGAGGCAAAGAAATTGCTCGAGGAGGCCGCGGCAGACGGCGTTGCCGTCGACACCGAGATCAAGCTCATCGGCCGCAACGGCATCTATCCGAACGGCGCCGAGGCGATGGAAGCCATGATGACGATGTGGCAGGCGGTGGGTCTCAACGTCAAGCTCACCATGCTCGACGTCGCCGACTGGCTCAGATATCTGCAGAAGCCCTTCCCGGAGGAGCGCGGCGCCAACCTCCTGCAGATGATGCACGACAACAACAAGGGCGACGCGGCCTTCACCATCCCGATCTTCTATCGTTCGAGCGGCAATTATTCGACGCTCGCCGATCCCGCCCTCGACAAGGAGATCGACGCGGCGCTCGCAGCCACCGGCGAAGACCGCACGAAGAGCTTCAAGGCGATCTTCGACAAGACGCGCAAGGAGGTTGTCGCGGACATCCCGATGTTCCACATGATCGGCTATACGCGCGTCGGCGCCAGGCTCGATTGGAAGCCGGATATCACGACCAACAGCGAAATCCCCTTGGCCAATATCCGCCTCAAGGACTGATCGATCGGACCCGCAGGGTGGCCGATGCCACCCTGCGATCCCGTCTGAAATGCTTCTGCGCGATACCTTCGAAGGGCATCGGAAATGTTCAGCTATATAGGGCGCCGCGCGTCCCACAGCATCCTGTCGGTCCTCGGCCTATTGACGCTGGTCTTCTTTCTGACGCGGCTTACCGGCCACCCCTCAG
The Ensifer sp. WSM1721 genome window above contains:
- a CDS encoding peptidylprolyl isomerase produces the protein MTEVKNGDVVRIHYTAKLADGSAVDSSQGGEPLEFQVGAGEIIPGLDRQISGMAVGELNTVTIPAEDAYGPHDDSKVQTVPRSVVPEGVAVGARLQGKAGDGRQMAVTVTEVDDEQVTVDANHPLAGQDLVFDVMVVEVLGKSADGQQR
- a CDS encoding murein L,D-transpeptidase family protein, translated to MRLLFKLGHPALAASRRILCRALAIAAIGAALSGCIGMGLEDLSKAPPQLSRKVVAEMSKKGMKPESPVLVRIFKQESELEVWKVDRTGTYALFKTYPMCRWSGKLGPKRKDGDRQAPEGFYHVSARMLNPNSQYYVSFNLGYPNRLESALGYSGEALMVHGACSSAGCYAMTDQGVGEIYAIVQKALAGGQERFQVQAYPFRMTAENMALHKGDENMPFWRTLKEGYDWFELTRRQPKVSACGRRYVFNAEFEGGEPRDPLAACPAVVTQPEPQFVAKLDAERQKVDAALKEDKAVPVSAYVDGGMHPSFRELLKKNGPEKMAATISQTKYPVSRPDAALADPFSGSTKWNARTSIVQ
- a CDS encoding L,D-transpeptidase; amino-acid sequence: MFSRRAFMFGAGSVAVTTLAGCTTTPAPRVAAAPLPVDTSLYASMYGPQPNELFPLPAVPYEKIEPRFYRQMVANPTGERPGTLVVDTANHFLYLTYENGQAMRYGVGLGRAGFEWAGRGVIQYKRQWPRWTPPDEMVARQPDLQPYSIANGGMEPGLTNPLGARALYIFQNGVDTLYRIHGSPEWWTIGKSVSSGCVRMINQDVVDLYNRVPNGTPIVVTSLAGAELEYAA
- a CDS encoding FadR/GntR family transcriptional regulator, whose translation is MQQAEQRMPRRSLASQVADALRGQIEAGFYAPGDKLPTEPALIDRFGFSRTVIREAIAALRADGLVESRQGAGVFVIGPKPADESLKLFTDETDKISDIIEELELRIGIEVEAAGLAAARSSPAQEAEIQAQVERFADLVAEGKPTDDADFQFHMAIATATNNARFRAFLEHVGRRMIPRVKFKTVMGGVDPLPNRDQPILEEHREIAEAILARDPEKAREAMRRHLVTGIKRYRSLMIRRSTGNREKGD
- the kdgD gene encoding 5-dehydro-4-deoxyglucarate dehydratase; translation: MSPDEIKSRIGSGLLSFPVTHFNDDFSLNLKSYREHVAWLSGFGAAALFAAGGTGEFFSLSPEEVGKVTRAAKEASGDVPIIAGCGYGTELARETARHAEAAGADGLLLLPHYLMEAPQEGIYRHVKAVCESTGLGVIIYNRANSVANAETVARLADACPNLIGFKDGTGKVDLVRHVTAKLGDRLTYIGGMPTHELFAEGFNGVGVTTYSSAVFNFVPKLAQRFYKAMRASDRATMEEILHRFFFPFAVLRDREQGYPVSIIKAGVHLIGRTPGPVRPPLTDLKPEEKEVLRELIEKAAA
- a CDS encoding ABC transporter substrate-binding protein; this translates as MKRSSVLAIASAALMTAASSAMAQASEEIRIVLPEQPANLEPCGTIITNVGQILSQNVVEPLTVIDPKTGQPQPKLATEWTQVDPVTWRLKLRDGVKFQDGSEFNAQAVVFSINRMTGGKLTCSNIAKFGDAKLTVTAVDDLTVEIKSDKPQPILPTLLSVVMVVSPKTPEDKAVNDPVGTGPFKLSTFSPETVVLDAFDGYWGQKPEFTKATYVWRPESSIRAAMVETGEADLTPSIAIQDASNPETDFAYLNSETTAIRIDTAQPPLDDLRVRKALNLAIDWEGLAQLFGDDVKRASQMVVPGINGHDEALEAWPYDPEEAKKLLEEAAADGVAVDTEIKLIGRNGIYPNGAEAMEAMMTMWQAVGLNVKLTMLDVADWLRYLQKPFPEERGANLLQMMHDNNKGDAAFTIPIFYRSSGNYSTLADPALDKEIDAALAATGEDRTKSFKAIFDKTRKEVVADIPMFHMIGYTRVGARLDWKPDITTNSEIPLANIRLKD